A region of Staphylococcus sp. IVB6181 DNA encodes the following proteins:
- the gpGT gene encoding phage tail assembly chaperone GT → MKVAKQLIDEGMDPEKVANMPIHFFLEIVNSRVEHKKKATSFSQVFG, encoded by the coding sequence ATGAAAGTTGCGAAGCAATTAATCGATGAGGGCATGGACCCTGAAAAAGTGGCTAACATGCCGATTCACTTCTTTTTAGAAATTGTAAATTCAAGAGTCGAACACAAGAAAAAGGCGACAAGCTTTTCTCAAGTGTTCGGCTAA
- a CDS encoding phage tail family protein produces the protein MNDTIIVNDKTLPWLFVERGFKIPSFNFEVKTEEVPGRSGSVYQGRELKQYAFELPLIIHNDYLSHNGFKSHDDILNELVKFLNYDKEVKLQFKSKSWYWNAFFEGPIELFNKTENQINVVNLKVVLTDPYKYAVKGNKNTAISDQVSIVNSGTADTPVVIEARALKPASYFMVAKGDEDYFMIGDDNVNKVYKNYLPSIYSSEITTMVDWSKQSTIDFTDNYTGGGVGGYFKQSETKDSVYLEPESVEGKGWIGGMYKRSYTKSAQDFRSSVRFIIGQKNKGAVRAAQYIYDTDNRVIASLGYVNPSPTQNIGRVIITLFDQSGNQRKVYEYANSPKVQRMNDFVIYVQIKRVGNEFTLRSWKYTDQKQRVIFDEHRQVFTDRGNFYKRPVSSVSVYEGKHGTDKTFPVFIAGTFNHEILPKPQDANDMIIKEGDNILIDTRSNLVMVNEESFLTEKSFGSNFFNIDSGHTELMIYPEKTFDTTVKWQDRYY, from the coding sequence ATGAACGATACAATTATAGTTAATGACAAAACACTTCCGTGGCTATTTGTTGAAAGAGGGTTTAAAATACCCTCTTTTAATTTTGAAGTGAAAACGGAAGAAGTACCTGGGCGAAGTGGTTCAGTATACCAAGGAAGAGAATTGAAACAGTATGCGTTTGAATTACCATTGATTATCCACAATGACTATTTATCGCATAATGGCTTTAAATCGCACGATGATATATTGAATGAACTCGTCAAGTTCTTGAATTACGATAAAGAGGTTAAACTTCAATTCAAATCAAAATCATGGTATTGGAATGCGTTTTTTGAAGGACCGATCGAGTTATTTAACAAAACTGAAAATCAAATCAATGTGGTTAATTTAAAAGTAGTTTTAACTGACCCGTACAAGTACGCTGTAAAAGGTAATAAAAACACTGCAATATCAGACCAAGTATCTATTGTGAATAGCGGTACTGCTGACACACCCGTAGTCATAGAAGCACGTGCATTAAAACCAGCGAGTTATTTTATGGTAGCTAAAGGCGATGAGGATTATTTTATGATAGGTGACGATAACGTTAACAAGGTCTACAAAAACTATCTTCCTTCGATTTATTCATCTGAAATTACGACAATGGTGGACTGGAGCAAACAGTCTACGATTGATTTTACAGACAATTATACAGGAGGCGGAGTCGGCGGTTACTTCAAACAGTCTGAAACTAAGGACAGTGTTTATTTAGAACCCGAAAGTGTTGAAGGAAAAGGCTGGATTGGCGGTATGTATAAGCGCAGTTATACTAAGTCTGCACAAGATTTTCGTTCAAGCGTACGCTTTATTATAGGACAGAAAAACAAGGGTGCAGTCCGTGCAGCACAATACATCTATGATACAGATAATCGTGTCATTGCAAGTTTAGGTTACGTGAACCCAAGCCCAACACAAAATATAGGACGTGTGATTATCACATTATTCGACCAAAGCGGTAATCAACGTAAAGTATATGAGTATGCTAATTCGCCGAAAGTACAAAGAATGAATGATTTTGTTATCTATGTTCAAATCAAGCGTGTAGGCAACGAATTTACATTGAGAAGTTGGAAGTATACAGATCAGAAACAACGCGTAATCTTTGATGAACACCGCCAAGTCTTTACAGATCGAGGAAACTTTTATAAACGACCTGTATCCAGCGTGAGCGTGTATGAAGGTAAGCATGGGACAGACAAAACGTTTCCTGTTTTTATCGCTGGAACTTTTAACCATGAAATACTGCCAAAACCACAAGATGCTAACGATATGATTATCAAAGAAGGAGACAACATCCTTATCGATACGCGGAGCAATCTTGTAATGGTAAATGAAGAATCATTTTTAACTGAAAAAAGCTTTGGCAGTAATTTCTTTAATATTGATTCGGGTCATACAGAGTTGATGATTTATCCTGAAAAGACTTTCGATACAACAGTTAAATGGCAAGATAGATACTACTAG
- a CDS encoding phage tail tape measure protein, with the protein MANPIGNMVIKVDLDGSGFNRGITGLNRQMRMVSREMSANLSKFGRYDQSLEKSKVKVDGLTKRQQIQAQKVKELKNNYDQLSRETGENSAKTQAAAAKYNEAYAELNKYERELNEATAEMEVLERQQQVLNTTMGKIGSKFSELGPRLQEIGSKMQSVGRSMSMYVSAPIIAGFGAAVKKSIDFDDSMRKVKATSGATGSEFQQLRDKALEMGAKTKFSASESAEALNYMALAGWDTKDMLGGIDGVMQLAAASGEDLGQVSDIVTDSLTAFGMKAKDSGRFADVLAQTSSKANTDVRGLGEAFKYAAPVAGALGYTVEDTSIAIELMSNAGIKGEKAGTALRTMFTNLSKPTGDMKKKMDELGISITDSSGNMLPMRDVMDQLRGKFKGLSKDQQASAAATIFGKEAMSGALAVINASDEDYKKLTKSIDNSTGAAKRMSDEMEGGIGGSIRKMKSALESLAISIGDVLAPHIKRAAETLGNLAKKLSDSPSWVKTAIVSVGLFAAALGPAILVTGMFTSAIGSIMTTLGPVMTGIAKAGGVMNFLGTKAPFAAKGLTLVGGAFKFMLGPVGLAIAAIVAIGTAFVIAYKKSETFRNIVHSVIDPVMNGLKKMWDVANQIFNALGSLLSGKTLPTVDLLSKIMPKETARKVTVTLMQIRQVFIDAFNGIWSYIQEIGKKLSDFWKENGDTIIQALANIWSVISTVFIEIKNFLWPILQELGGLVQTIFMNVIVPIIKIAMGIIWNVMKFLWPLIKTLVVDTWNNIKNIINGALNIILGIVKIFSGLFTGKWKQVWNGVKQVFSGALTLIWNLIQLWFIGKILKVVKIFSGLFKGVISSAFKHIRSVISTVLKFIWSIISTIFKRILSITKTIFGAVAKFIKYIWNGIKNAVVGAVKFIYNGVKRYFTALKNTVNKIFTAVKSFIVKTWSNIKNTVVKYAKSLWAGVRNTFNVLSKGVRNIFSRLRRWLSDTWRNIKNTVTRYASQLWASVKKTFNNLYNGTRDITNNVKRKVTGIWQGIKKSVTGIASALWSSVKKTFTNMRDGLANIIGKIKDHIGGMVSAIKKGLNGLIDGLNWVGSKLSLPKIPKLSTGTQRVNRHITTTSDGRLKQGTMAVVGDKGPGNGRGIDGRRELIQYPNGRTALTPAKDTTTFLPRGSRVISGGMRQKYEEAEGAGMSPRFSTGTLPRLSIGTWFGNAKDWVGDKLKGAGKAVGNSANWLSDKIGDVMDYMDNPGKLLNKVLSMMGVDFNSLTKGMGVVGDITRAAWKKIKKGAIDWITNGFEAQAGDGSVFEGYGILQKYSAPPYPPNPNYPFNGGVHHGVDYDMPVGTPVRTPMAGRVRSWYDSYGGGNAITVSKGKTFLWFMHLSKQLKKTGEQVKAGQLVGKSGNTGSMTNYRHLHFQVNQGGEANRYSIEPTSWLKKNDKTGGGKKAPGGSGAANARRAIKAAQNILGGRYKSGFITNEMMRVASRESNYTANAVNNWDINARNGTPSRGMFQMIDPSFRAYAKSGYGNPLNPTHQAISAMRYIVGKWVPRMGSWRAAFKRAGDYAYATGGLIKNSGWYNLAENGYPEWVIPTDPNRRSDAMKLLALAAQDINRGKQSGNKRPGQLPNVNRGGSDNTALLLKMIENQQAQINQQQAQMKVLMEIAAKELIVDESSMERMHNRHQDKRERNISRKQRFNAGGVFT; encoded by the coding sequence ATGGCAAATCCTATAGGTAATATGGTCATAAAAGTTGATTTAGACGGGTCGGGATTTAACCGTGGTATTACTGGTTTGAATCGACAAATGCGCATGGTTTCAAGAGAAATGAGTGCTAACCTTTCAAAGTTTGGGCGTTATGATCAATCACTTGAAAAGTCAAAAGTGAAAGTTGATGGGTTAACCAAGCGTCAACAAATCCAGGCTCAAAAAGTTAAAGAGTTAAAAAACAATTATGATCAATTATCAAGAGAAACAGGAGAAAATAGTGCTAAAACACAGGCTGCTGCCGCTAAATACAACGAAGCCTATGCAGAATTAAATAAATACGAACGTGAACTTAATGAAGCAACAGCCGAAATGGAAGTCTTAGAGCGTCAACAACAAGTGTTAAATACAACCATGGGAAAAATCGGCAGCAAATTCAGTGAGTTGGGACCACGTCTGCAAGAAATTGGCAGTAAAATGCAATCTGTAGGACGTAGTATGAGTATGTATGTCAGCGCACCGATAATTGCAGGGTTTGGTGCAGCGGTTAAAAAGAGTATAGACTTTGACGACTCTATGCGTAAAGTAAAAGCTACATCAGGTGCTACAGGTAGTGAATTCCAACAACTACGTGATAAAGCGCTTGAAATGGGAGCTAAAACAAAGTTTAGTGCATCTGAATCAGCAGAAGCTTTGAACTACATGGCGCTTGCAGGTTGGGATACTAAAGATATGTTAGGCGGTATCGATGGTGTTATGCAATTAGCTGCTGCCTCTGGGGAAGATTTAGGACAAGTGAGCGATATCGTTACTGACTCATTAACAGCATTTGGTATGAAAGCTAAAGATAGTGGACGATTTGCAGATGTATTAGCACAGACAAGTTCTAAAGCTAATACCGATGTACGTGGTTTAGGTGAAGCGTTCAAATATGCTGCTCCAGTTGCAGGTGCGTTGGGATATACTGTGGAAGATACATCCATAGCTATTGAGTTAATGTCCAACGCTGGGATTAAAGGTGAAAAAGCCGGCACTGCATTACGTACCATGTTTACTAACTTATCAAAGCCCACAGGCGACATGAAAAAGAAAATGGATGAGTTAGGTATATCCATTACTGATAGTAGTGGCAACATGCTACCAATGCGTGATGTTATGGATCAGTTACGTGGCAAGTTTAAAGGATTGTCAAAAGACCAACAAGCAAGCGCAGCTGCAACTATCTTTGGTAAAGAAGCAATGAGTGGTGCATTGGCTGTTATTAATGCTTCAGATGAGGACTACAAAAAGTTGACTAAGTCTATTGATAACTCAACAGGTGCAGCTAAACGAATGTCGGATGAAATGGAAGGCGGAATTGGTGGTTCAATCCGTAAAATGAAATCCGCTTTAGAATCTTTAGCTATAAGTATCGGAGATGTGTTAGCACCTCACATTAAAAGAGCGGCAGAAACTTTAGGTAACTTAGCGAAAAAGTTGTCAGATTCTCCTAGTTGGGTTAAGACTGCAATAGTAAGTGTTGGTTTATTTGCTGCAGCATTAGGACCAGCTATTCTTGTTACAGGGATGTTTACATCTGCAATAGGTAGCATTATGACTACTTTAGGTCCTGTGATGACAGGCATAGCTAAAGCTGGTGGCGTAATGAATTTCTTGGGAACCAAAGCGCCGTTTGCTGCTAAAGGTTTAACTTTAGTAGGTGGAGCTTTTAAATTCATGCTTGGTCCAGTAGGTTTAGCAATTGCAGCAATAGTAGCAATCGGTACAGCATTTGTAATTGCTTATAAAAAATCTGAAACATTCAGAAATATAGTTCACTCTGTAATAGATCCAGTAATGAATGGCCTAAAAAAGATGTGGGATGTTGCTAACCAAATATTTAATGCTTTAGGAAGTTTATTATCTGGTAAAACATTACCAACAGTGGATTTATTATCCAAAATTATGCCTAAAGAAACTGCTAGAAAAGTGACCGTTACTTTAATGCAAATTAGACAAGTATTTATAGACGCTTTTAACGGTATTTGGTCATATATACAAGAAATAGGTAAGAAGTTATCTGATTTTTGGAAAGAAAATGGAGATACTATCATCCAGGCATTAGCGAATATTTGGAGTGTCATATCGACTGTTTTTATAGAGATTAAGAACTTTTTATGGCCTATTTTACAAGAGTTGGGCGGTCTTGTTCAAACGATATTTATGAATGTTATAGTTCCAATTATCAAAATAGCAATGGGGATTATATGGAATGTAATGAAGTTTTTATGGCCCCTAATCAAGACATTAGTCGTTGATACTTGGAATAATATTAAAAATATTATCAATGGAGCTTTGAATATCATTTTAGGTATTGTTAAGATATTCAGCGGACTATTTACTGGCAAATGGAAACAAGTTTGGAATGGTGTTAAACAAGTATTCAGTGGTGCATTAACGCTTATATGGAACCTTATCCAACTTTGGTTTATCGGCAAAATACTTAAAGTTGTTAAGATATTCAGCGGACTCTTCAAAGGTGTTATAAGTTCTGCTTTTAAACATATCAGAAGTGTAATAAGTACAGTTCTGAAGTTTATTTGGTCTATTATCAGCACGATTTTCAAACGGATATTAAGTATCACTAAAACGATATTCGGTGCTGTCGCAAAATTCATTAAGTATATATGGAATGGTATAAAAAATGCCGTCGTTGGAGCGGTTAAATTTATTTATAACGGAGTTAAACGTTACTTTACCGCATTAAAAAATACTGTGAACAAAATATTTACTGCTGTAAAAAGTTTTATCGTCAAAACATGGTCAAATATTAAGAACACAGTTGTAAAATACGCTAAAAGCTTATGGGCCGGCGTACGTAATACATTTAATGTTTTATCTAAAGGTGTTCGTAATATTTTTAGTCGCTTACGCAGATGGTTATCAGATACTTGGAGAAATATCAAGAACACAGTAACTAGATACGCCTCACAGTTATGGGCATCAGTCAAGAAGACTTTTAATAATTTATACAACGGTACTCGTGATATAACTAATAATGTTAAGAGAAAAGTAACAGGTATCTGGCAAGGAATAAAGAAATCTGTAACCGGTATTGCTAGTGCGTTATGGAGTTCTGTTAAGAAGACCTTTACAAATATGCGTGATGGATTAGCTAATATCATTGGTAAAATAAAAGATCATATCGGCGGCATGGTTAGCGCCATTAAGAAAGGTTTAAATGGATTAATTGACGGTTTAAATTGGGTAGGTTCTAAGTTGAGCTTGCCTAAAATACCTAAATTATCAACTGGTACACAAAGAGTTAATCGCCACATCACTACTACTTCAGATGGTCGACTAAAACAAGGTACGATGGCAGTCGTTGGAGATAAAGGCCCAGGTAATGGAAGAGGTATTGATGGTAGACGTGAATTAATTCAATATCCAAACGGACGTACTGCGTTAACACCTGCGAAAGACACTACTACATTTTTACCTAGAGGATCACGTGTCATAAGTGGCGGAATGCGACAAAAATACGAAGAAGCTGAAGGTGCAGGTATGTCACCTCGCTTTAGCACAGGTACATTGCCGAGATTGAGTATAGGTACGTGGTTCGGCAATGCCAAAGACTGGGTCGGTGATAAGCTTAAAGGTGCCGGTAAAGCCGTCGGTAATAGCGCTAATTGGCTATCCGACAAAATCGGAGACGTTATGGACTACATGGACAATCCAGGAAAATTACTTAACAAAGTGCTTTCCATGATGGGCGTCGACTTCAACTCCCTTACAAAAGGTATGGGTGTTGTCGGAGATATTACGCGTGCTGCGTGGAAGAAGATTAAAAAAGGCGCAATTGATTGGATAACTAATGGATTTGAAGCACAAGCGGGCGACGGTTCGGTGTTTGAAGGTTATGGAATCCTACAAAAATATTCTGCTCCGCCATATCCACCCAACCCAAATTATCCATTTAATGGCGGAGTCCATCACGGTGTCGATTATGACATGCCTGTTGGTACGCCTGTGCGTACACCGATGGCTGGTCGTGTCAGAAGTTGGTACGACAGCTACGGCGGCGGTAATGCTATCACTGTTTCAAAAGGCAAAACATTCTTATGGTTCATGCACCTTAGCAAGCAGCTTAAAAAAACAGGAGAACAAGTTAAAGCAGGTCAGCTTGTAGGTAAGTCTGGTAACACAGGTTCTATGACGAACTACCGACACTTACATTTCCAAGTCAATCAGGGCGGAGAAGCCAACCGCTACTCAATCGAGCCGACAAGTTGGCTGAAGAAAAATGACAAAACCGGCGGTGGCAAAAAAGCACCCGGTGGCAGCGGTGCAGCTAATGCCCGCAGAGCAATTAAGGCCGCTCAAAATATCTTAGGTGGTCGTTACAAATCAGGTTTTATTACAAATGAAATGATGCGTGTTGCCAGCCGTGAATCCAATTACACCGCAAATGCTGTCAATAATTGGGATATCAACGCACGTAACGGTACACCTTCGCGCGGTATGTTCCAAATGATAGATCCGTCATTCAGAGCATATGCCAAATCAGGCTATGGCAACCCATTAAATCCGACGCATCAAGCTATTTCAGCAATGCGCTATATTGTAGGTAAATGGGTGCCGCGTATGGGCTCTTGGCGTGCAGCTTTCAAACGTGCTGGTGATTATGCATATGCTACTGGCGGATTGATTAAAAATTCAGGATGGTACAATTTAGCTGAAAACGGCTATCCAGAGTGGGTCATTCCTACAGACCCTAACCGACGTAGTGACGCTATGAAGTTGTTAGCGCTTGCGGCACAAGACATCAATCGTGGCAAACAATCAGGTAATAAACGTCCTGGACAATTACCGAATGTGAATCGTGGTGGTTCGGATAACACAGCACTATTGCTTAAAATGATTGAAAACCAACAAGCGCAAATTAACCAACAACAAGCACAAATGAAGGTGTTAATGGAAATCGCTGCGAAAGAATTAATCGTTGACGAGTCATCGATGGAACGTATGCATAATAGACATCAAGACAAACGTGAACGCAACATTTCACGTAAACAAAGATTTAATGCAGGAGGTGTATTTACTTAA
- a CDS encoding DUF806 family protein, which yields MNVTDVVYKKLIADKRITVEDNIFKYVVPENFHESTNQPIVRITPLPYNPDEYADNEEFTREYDFQIDIWWSTDEPHAQAEAIVENLKQLNFKSYYREPMYEIETLTFREIIRVSGSLLN from the coding sequence ATGAATGTAACAGATGTGGTTTACAAGAAGCTCATCGCCGACAAACGTATCACGGTTGAAGATAATATTTTTAAATACGTGGTTCCTGAAAATTTCCATGAATCTACGAATCAACCCATCGTAAGGATTACCCCGTTGCCGTATAATCCTGATGAATATGCGGATAATGAGGAATTTACGAGAGAATATGACTTCCAAATTGATATTTGGTGGTCAACAGATGAACCGCATGCGCAAGCAGAAGCAATTGTGGAGAATCTAAAGCAATTAAATTTTAAATCATATTATCGAGAGCCTATGTATGAAATTGAGACTCTAACATTTAGAGAAATCATACGTGTATCTGGCTCTCTTTTAAATTAG
- a CDS encoding major tail protein, with protein sequence MEKLKLNLQHFAEQKGVSGIAIGVTNFYWAPIKTDTDKKFDVEGGHRTRFLKEIEVDRPQEVEEEYGDNMVAATAVSNGKLSVKTTFVSIPAEQKAFLAGAKKGENGFKYGANDIPPDVAVVFERTNHDGSSEWVGLFKGKFTRPNLSGQTKQDKVEFQNDEVEGSFVDRLYDESSHVTGYDDKGSTKGRDYVFTETFGKTYEEFIEDIDQEFEMEEDEKAMPGKTSKKEVISVSLSKESTTIKQGETEQLSATTEPLGQPVTYKVTEGEEYISVSPEGLVNADRVGHGVVTATSGDQSDTINVEVISNLEM encoded by the coding sequence ATGGAAAAATTAAAACTAAATTTACAACATTTCGCTGAACAAAAAGGTGTTTCAGGTATTGCCATTGGTGTAACTAACTTTTATTGGGCGCCAATTAAAACAGATACAGATAAGAAGTTTGACGTAGAAGGTGGTCATCGTACACGTTTCTTAAAAGAAATCGAAGTTGACCGTCCACAAGAAGTAGAAGAAGAATACGGAGATAACATGGTCGCTGCTACTGCTGTGTCTAATGGTAAATTATCAGTTAAAACAACATTCGTATCAATTCCTGCAGAACAAAAAGCATTCTTAGCAGGCGCTAAAAAAGGCGAAAATGGATTTAAATACGGTGCGAACGACATTCCACCAGATGTGGCAGTTGTATTTGAGCGTACTAACCATGACGGCTCATCTGAATGGGTAGGCTTATTCAAAGGTAAATTCACGCGTCCGAACTTATCAGGACAAACGAAACAAGATAAAGTTGAATTCCAAAATGATGAAGTAGAAGGTTCTTTCGTAGATCGTTTATATGATGAGTCTTCACATGTGACAGGATATGACGATAAAGGTTCTACTAAAGGTCGTGACTATGTATTTACTGAGACATTTGGTAAAACGTACGAAGAGTTCATTGAAGACATTGACCAAGAATTCGAGATGGAAGAGGATGAAAAAGCGATGCCGGGAAAGACGAGTAAGAAAGAGGTAATAAGTGTATCTCTTTCTAAAGAGTCAACAACAATTAAACAAGGTGAAACGGAACAGTTATCAGCTACAACTGAGCCACTAGGACAACCCGTAACATATAAAGTTACTGAAGGCGAAGAATATATTAGCGTGAGTCCTGAAGGTTTAGTGAATGCAGATCGAGTTGGACATGGCGTTGTAACTGCTACGTCTGGTGACCAATCAGATACAATTAATGTAGAAGTAATAAGTAATTTAGAAATGTAA
- the gpG gene encoding phage tail assembly chaperone G, whose protein sequence is MARTSIELITGYTKAGKPQKKKYLAKPMMSLFDTIQGSKLSTRLTKSFKQPDFEELSQEEFENLSETEQKEYQAKIEEYQEQVAQQFDVLDEVTTFVAEGFDNQFTSEELQKGIPAGPEGLNTLVTVLEKLIAGDVDDTKKFVNEKKK, encoded by the coding sequence ATGGCAAGAACTTCAATTGAACTAATTACAGGATACACAAAAGCAGGGAAACCTCAGAAGAAAAAATATTTAGCGAAGCCGATGATGTCACTTTTTGACACAATTCAAGGTTCAAAGTTATCAACACGTTTAACTAAATCATTCAAACAACCAGACTTTGAAGAATTATCACAAGAAGAATTCGAGAATTTAAGTGAAACAGAACAAAAAGAGTACCAAGCTAAGATTGAAGAATACCAAGAACAAGTCGCTCAGCAATTTGATGTTCTAGATGAGGTGACGACATTTGTTGCTGAAGGATTCGATAACCAATTTACATCTGAAGAATTACAAAAAGGTATTCCAGCGGGGCCAGAAGGACTGAATACTTTAGTAACAGTGTTAGAAAAGCTTATCGCAGGAGATGTGGACGACACAAAAAAGTTCGTGAACGAGAAGAAGAAATAA